TGTCGTTTTTAGATGCTCCGCCTTGACTCAAGACGGGCAATCCGCTATAAATAAGCGCTCTCGAGCAGGGCCGTTAGCTCAGTGGTAGAGCACCGGCCTTTTAAGCCGGGTGTCGCTGGTTCGAGCCCAGCACGGCTCATTTTTTTTCCGCGCGCCCCTGTCGTCTAGAGGCCCAGGACACTGCCCTTTCACGGCGGCAACACGGGTTCGAATCCCGTCGGGGGTGTTTGATCACCAAGCGCTTTCAGCGCTTAGACCTTCTCATCGCTGGTTTCTTCGGGAGTCGGCGAATCCATTTTTTTCCTCCGCCGCCACAGCCACAGCATAACCACGCCCGGAAACTGGTAGACGGCCAGGATCAAGGGCGACAAGATGAACCAATAGACGTTCATGTGGCGGGCGAAGATGAGGACGAAGGCCGTCAGCCCCCCGAGGGAGAAGACGACGGAAGCGGCCAAGAACAGGAAGGTTCCGGTCCTGCGCATGTCACTCGAAGCGGAAGCCATCCTGGCGGAACAAGGCCAGGCAGGCGTCGACGACGTCGGGATCGTACTGCCGACCGCGGCCGCGGGACACTTCTTCGAGAGCCGCTTCGACGCCGCGGGCCGGACGGTAGGGCCGGTGGGAAGACATGGCTTCGACGATGTCGGCGACGCAGACGATGCGGGCCTCCAAAAGGATGGCTTCGCCGCGCAGCCCGCTGGGATATCCGGAACCGTCCATGCGTTCGTGGTGCTGATGCACGATTTTGGCTATCGGCCAAGGGAATTCGATCGTTTTGAGGATGTCGTAGCCGACCTGGGCATGGGTCCGGATGATGGAGAATTCGATCTCCGTCAGCTGTCCGGGCTTGCTCAGAATCTCGGCCGGGACGTAGATCTTGCCGACGTCGTGGATTTCGCCGGCCATCCGAATGCCTTCGATCTGTTCGGGCGGCAACCCCATCCGGGCCGCAATGGCGCAGGACAGCTTGCTGACGCGGCGCTGGTGGCCGGCCGTATAGGGGTCGCGCATCTCGATCGTCATGGCCATGGCCTGGATCGTGCCGGCCAGGGCTTTTTTCAGACGCTCCGTGCTCTGCCGGATCTCGGTTTCGGCTTTCTTGCGCGCGGTGATATCGCGAAAGATGAGAACATGGCCGGCGGCGGTCGGCCTCCGGCCGCGGATCGGCGAAACCGTCTGTTCGATCGGCAGGCTCCGGCCGGCCTTGTCCGTCAGGACGCCTTCCTCGGTTCGCAGGGCTCTGCCTTCCGGATCGAAGTCCGCCGCGTCCAGCCGAACGGGCAGGATCTCCGACAGCGGGCGTCCCAGGATTTCGTGCCGCTCCAGGCCGGTCAGCCGCTCGGCCAGAGGATTCAGGAACGTGACCAGGCCTTCGGCGTCGGCGGCGATGACGCCGTCGCCGATGCTGCGCAGGACCGTCGACAGCCATTCCTCGCGCTCGCGCAGGGTCTTGTCCATCTTGGCTTTGAAGAAGGCCATCTCGATGGTCGTCTGGAGCTCGCGCTCGTCGAAAGGCTTGAGGATGTAGCCGAACGGCTCGGTGATCTTGGCCCGGGCCAGCGTGGTCTCGTCGGCGTAGGCGGTCAGGTAGATAACCGGGATGCCGTATTCCTCCCAAATCGTCTCGGCGGCCGCGATGCCGTCGATCTCGCCTTTGAGGACGATATCCATAAGGACCAGATCGGGGGGGGAGGTGCGGACGGCCTGCAGGGCTTCCTCGCCGGTGGATAGGACGCCCACGACATCGTAGCCCTGGCCGCGCAGCATGTTGTGGATGTCCTTGGCGACGAGGCTTTCATCCTCGACGACAAGGATCTTGATCTTGGCCA
This genomic interval from Candidatus Aminicenantes bacterium contains the following:
- a CDS encoding response regulator, with the protein product MAKIKILVVEDESLVAKDIHNMLRGQGYDVVGVLSTGEEALQAVRTSPPDLVLMDIVLKGEIDGIAAAETIWEEYGIPVIYLTAYADETTLARAKITEPFGYILKPFDERELQTTIEMAFFKAKMDKTLREREEWLSTVLRSIGDGVIAADAEGLVTFLNPLAERLTGLERHEILGRPLSEILPVRLDAADFDPEGRALRTEEGVLTDKAGRSLPIEQTVSPIRGRRPTAAGHVLIFRDITARKKAETEIRQSTERLKKALAGTIQAMAMTIEMRDPYTAGHQRRVSKLSCAIAARMGLPPEQIEGIRMAGEIHDVGKIYVPAEILSKPGQLTEIEFSIIRTHAQVGYDILKTIEFPWPIAKIVHQHHERMDGSGYPSGLRGEAILLEARIVCVADIVEAMSSHRPYRPARGVEAALEEVSRGRGRQYDPDVVDACLALFRQDGFRFE